The Staphylothermus marinus F1 genome has a segment encoding these proteins:
- a CDS encoding IS200/IS605 family accessory protein TnpB-related protein, translated as MRVYATVKIRAVAPNPSLHHKLYLFLRSYCDWTQYIIDNIWFEDKIPSMKKLHDKFYGLLRSMGFRAHHCHKIERRAKEIVKSVKKNRGRKPVLRKLTARIDYEDYRLDLRSKTLKIAVLDNEWIVLKLKWYSYINKYISDDWKLKEILVSFRNNNIWIYLVFEREVVFRKPRTVMGVDINFDNITYTILDMNGRLVSMGIIPFKGLRRALHYKKLAEKLQKRYPRNWRYVKWVRNVRARWLGRAKNILRDTSHYIAKKIVGIADEHNSVIVLEDLKNIKSNNKGKRFNWRINFWTYRRIQEYIYYKALIKNIPVAFIDPKYSSKKSPIGDRLIFINYRYVRLPNGFIVTRDIIASWNLALRYLRMKGSGWSMWSPDNSLNEGMKPQLKRGKPVQVSKITKITIVSKR; from the coding sequence GTGAGGGTTTATGCAACCGTTAAGATAAGGGCGGTTGCCCCCAATCCCAGCCTCCACCACAAACTCTATCTATTTCTTAGATCATATTGTGACTGGACACAGTATATTATAGATAATATATGGTTTGAAGATAAGATTCCATCTATGAAGAAACTACACGACAAATTTTATGGTTTGTTGAGGAGCATGGGTTTTCGTGCACATCACTGCCACAAAATTGAGCGTAGAGCAAAAGAAATTGTTAAATCCGTTAAGAAGAATAGGGGTAGGAAACCAGTATTGAGAAAATTAACAGCTAGAATAGATTATGAAGACTATAGACTAGATTTGAGGAGTAAAACATTGAAGATAGCTGTGCTCGATAATGAATGGATAGTTTTGAAGCTTAAATGGTACAGTTACATAAACAAATATATTAGTGATGATTGGAAGCTTAAGGAAATACTTGTATCTTTTAGAAACAATAATATATGGATATACTTGGTTTTTGAGAGAGAAGTTGTTTTTAGGAAGCCTAGAACTGTTATGGGTGTTGATATTAATTTTGACAACATAACATATACTATACTGGACATGAATGGTAGATTAGTATCTATGGGTATTATTCCATTCAAGGGTTTACGTAGAGCACTTCATTATAAGAAGCTTGCTGAGAAATTGCAGAAGAGGTATCCTAGGAATTGGAGATATGTTAAATGGGTTAGAAATGTTAGAGCTAGATGGTTGGGGAGAGCTAAGAACATATTGAGAGACACATCACACTATATAGCCAAAAAGATTGTAGGGATAGCAGATGAACATAACTCGGTAATAGTATTAGAGGATCTAAAAAATATTAAATCAAATAATAAGGGTAAAAGGTTTAATTGGAGAATAAATTTCTGGACATATCGTAGAATACAGGAGTACATCTACTATAAAGCATTAATAAAGAATATTCCTGTAGCATTCATTGATCCAAAATACAGTTCTAAGAAATCACCTATAGGTGATAGATTAATTTTCATAAACTATAGGTATGTTAGGTTGCCTAATGGATTCATTGTTACTCGCGACATTATTGCTTCATGGAACCTTGCACTCAGATATCTGCGGATGAAGGGCTCTGGGTGGTCTATGTGGAGCCCCGATAACTCCCTCAATGAAGGAATGAAGCCCCAACTCAAGAGGGGGAAGCCCGTGCAAGTATCAAAAATAACCAAAATAACCATAGTTTCTAAAAGATAA
- a CDS encoding YbhB/YbcL family Raf kinase inhibitor-like protein: MSRRLIIILILIVVAILVSIVFYMFLFKPVHEVYPSPIRELIMGKQGSIRVWSPAFSNGSRIPSQYTCDGIDESFPLRIENISENTRSLLLIMYDPDAPHGVFYHWILYNIPPNTTQIPENIPKTPITKYGLQGRNNFGKIGYGGPCPPRGFGSHRYYIIVLALNTKLKLPPGANINEVIDEAKNHVIAYGVYMGRYSR, translated from the coding sequence ATGTCTAGGAGATTAATTATTATCTTAATCCTCATTGTTGTGGCGATACTGGTTAGTATAGTATTTTATATGTTTTTGTTTAAGCCTGTGCATGAAGTTTATCCAAGCCCTATCAGAGAATTGATTATGGGTAAGCAGGGTTCTATCAGGGTTTGGAGCCCAGCATTCAGTAATGGTTCAAGAATACCCTCCCAGTACACATGTGATGGTATAGATGAGTCTTTCCCTCTAAGAATAGAGAATATCTCAGAAAATACTAGGTCACTCCTCCTCATAATGTATGATCCAGACGCCCCCCACGGAGTATTCTATCACTGGATACTATACAACATCCCACCAAACACAACACAAATACCTGAAAACATCCCAAAAACACCTATTACAAAGTATGGATTGCAGGGTAGAAACAATTTTGGCAAGATAGGTTATGGAGGACCATGCCCCCCCAGAGGATTTGGGAGTCATAGATACTACATAATAGTATTAGCACTAAATACAAAACTCAAACTACCACCAGGAGCAAACATTAATGAGGTAATTGATGAGGCAAAGAATCATGTAATAGCTTATGGTGTATACATGGGAAGATATAGTAGATAA
- the hepT gene encoding type VII toxin-antitoxin system HepT family RNase toxin — protein MEKLRNIVETPWDEYRVNEDLQALAERHLHIVLESILDLAAFIAARKGVSRGPSYREVVESIIYANIVPRKYSDILLAVPGMRNILVHGYAEIRHDIIYDTLRNELDKFMDLVRILWGEAEKLDP, from the coding sequence TTGGAGAAGCTTAGAAATATTGTTGAGACACCATGGGATGAATACAGGGTAAACGAGGATCTACAAGCATTGGCTGAGAGGCATTTACACATAGTTTTAGAATCCATACTTGACCTAGCAGCATTCATAGCTGCTCGTAAAGGGGTCTCGAGGGGGCCAAGCTATAGGGAGGTGGTTGAATCAATTATATATGCCAATATTGTTCCAAGAAAATATTCTGACATCCTACTAGCTGTTCCGGGTATGAGGAACATACTTGTTCACGGCTATGCTGAGATAAGGCATGACATAATATATGATACTCTTAGAAACGAGCTAGATAAATTTATGGATCTAGTGAGAATTCTATGGGGGGAAGCAGAAAAACTAGATCCATAA
- a CDS encoding nucleotidyltransferase family protein translates to MDKGIYDCFRSIASKYGLRYLVVYGSHAGGYAGPHSDYDVAVKAGRNLSLVERGLILSMLEKCAGRRVDLLVIDDWNPIAVWEALSNGDLIYYCGRECLNEYYEDLAKAIDEVADLEPLIKLFRREMHYALTRSGGKNF, encoded by the coding sequence TTGGATAAGGGAATATATGATTGTTTTAGAAGTATTGCCTCAAAATATGGTCTGAGGTATCTAGTAGTTTACGGCTCCCATGCTGGAGGATATGCTGGTCCTCATAGCGACTATGATGTTGCCGTTAAGGCTGGGAGAAATCTATCACTTGTTGAGCGAGGACTCATATTATCTATGCTTGAAAAGTGTGCTGGTAGAAGAGTTGATCTACTGGTGATCGATGACTGGAACCCTATAGCTGTGTGGGAGGCTCTCTCCAATGGAGACCTAATATATTATTGTGGCAGGGAATGCTTGAACGAATACTATGAAGACTTAGCAAAAGCTATAGATGAAGTAGCTGATCTAGAGCCCCTAATAAAGTTGTTTAGGAGGGAGATGCACTACGCCCTCACCAGGTCTGGTGGCAAGAATTTCTAG
- a CDS encoding DUF3782 domain-containing protein, with the protein MVLSSEEKERILRAVEEDREFRYALMGLLGFKELLERFAKLEERVYKLEERQQMLEERVNELSLEMARFSKVLITIAHRFGVITEEVFRDTIAGLLSKYFGASASKQSIFDDEGIVFGYPSMIDVDVVVKNNVHILVKTKSRVDPGDILMLLRVAKLYEKKTGVKPKLAIVAGFVSGKAREVALKYGVDIYTYIEE; encoded by the coding sequence GTGGTTTTAAGTAGTGAGGAGAAAGAGCGTATTCTGAGAGCTGTCGAGGAGGATAGAGAGTTCCGATATGCTTTAATGGGGCTACTAGGGTTCAAGGAGCTACTTGAAAGATTCGCTAAACTTGAAGAAAGAGTTTACAAATTAGAAGAGAGACAGCAGATGTTAGAGGAGAGAGTTAATGAGTTGAGTTTAGAGATGGCTAGGTTCAGTAAGGTGTTGATAACTATTGCCCATAGGTTTGGTGTTATTACTGAGGAGGTATTTAGAGACACTATTGCCGGGTTATTATCCAAGTATTTCGGTGCATCAGCCTCTAAGCAGAGTATATTCGATGATGAAGGCATAGTTTTTGGTTATCCATCAATGATCGATGTAGACGTTGTTGTCAAGAATAATGTTCATATACTTGTAAAAACAAAGAGCAGAGTTGATCCTGGAGATATATTGATGCTTCTACGAGTAGCAAAACTTTATGAGAAGAAAACAGGTGTTAAACCAAAACTTGCAATAGTAGCGGGGTTTGTTTCGGGTAAGGCGAGAGAAGTTGCATTAAAATATGGAGTAGATATTTACACCTACATAGAAGAATAA
- a CDS encoding nucleotidyltransferase domain-containing protein: MRIRKLSMYARRMKSWEEGFKEFVSVLCMDNVLEAYLVGSRARGDYLPYSDYDVVVIVRESSDPLEEAVRLRRLRKHSFPLDLIVLTPSQASDPIYDEMFRTAIKLCSKLSKDK, translated from the coding sequence TTGCGGATCCGTAAGCTTAGCATGTATGCTAGGAGGATGAAGAGTTGGGAGGAGGGGTTTAAGGAATTTGTTAGTGTTTTATGTATGGATAATGTTTTGGAAGCATATCTTGTTGGTTCGAGAGCTCGTGGAGACTATTTGCCATATAGTGATTATGATGTAGTGGTTATTGTTAGGGAATCCAGCGACCCCTTAGAGGAGGCTGTGAGGCTTAGGAGGCTTAGGAAGCATAGTTTCCCACTAGACCTCATAGTATTAACTCCTTCACAAGCAAGTGATCCAATATATGATGAAATGTTTAGAACAGCTATAAAACTATGTAGTAAACTCTCTAAAGACAAGTAA
- a CDS encoding ATP-binding cassette domain-containing protein, which produces MDLDRIIVRNLVKKYRRFVLKVEYAEFKRGLNLVVGSNGSGKTTLLKMIAGFAWPNNGSIEIIVDGLKYSPREAMKLIGYVAEDVIFPNIKVRELLESFTLDKQVLRELVDELKLTDHLDKKYMELSAGLRKRVQIIIALLKKPKILLLDEPFSNLDILIIPVVKDILQKLKHETIIVVTSHIGLEIDVDTITILDQGRLLYHGEPSALKPKTILEAEVEGKKS; this is translated from the coding sequence ATGGATCTAGACAGAATAATTGTAAGAAATCTTGTCAAGAAGTATAGGAGGTTTGTTTTAAAAGTGGAATATGCAGAGTTTAAGAGGGGTTTAAACCTCGTAGTTGGTTCTAATGGTAGTGGTAAGACAACACTGTTGAAAATGATCGCTGGCTTTGCATGGCCTAATAATGGAAGCATAGAGATCATAGTTGATGGTTTAAAATATTCTCCAAGGGAGGCGATGAAGCTAATAGGCTACGTCGCAGAAGACGTTATATTTCCAAATATTAAGGTTCGAGAACTCCTAGAATCCTTCACATTAGATAAGCAGGTTCTCAGAGAACTCGTAGACGAATTAAAACTCACTGATCATCTAGATAAAAAGTATATGGAGCTTTCAGCAGGTCTTAGAAAAAGGGTTCAAATCATTATAGCACTCCTCAAGAAGCCCAAAATACTATTATTAGACGAGCCATTCTCAAACTTAGACATACTCATAATACCTGTAGTGAAGGACATTTTACAGAAGCTTAAACATGAGACAATAATAGTTGTTACAAGCCATATAGGGTTAGAAATAGATGTAGATACAATAACAATACTTGACCAAGGAAGATTATTATACCATGGAGAACCCTCAGCTCTAAAACCAAAAACAATTCTCGAAGCAGAAGTTGAAGGGAAAAAATCTTAA
- the hepT gene encoding type VII toxin-antitoxin system HepT family RNase toxin codes for MRPGISRRVDRVLKAIQRLDKLASMGIEEIYSKDLLPILEREVEVIIQGLLDIGGYIISVKGWDPPSTYGEIGSILAKHGVLNEEEGRILKSLAGLRNIIVHVYADIDYEQLFKHAYRLRFNARTILSKITSYIRREGIDP; via the coding sequence TTGAGGCCGGGCATTAGTAGAAGAGTGGATAGGGTTTTGAAAGCAATTCAGCGGCTTGACAAATTAGCAAGTATGGGTATTGAGGAAATATATAGTAAAGACCTATTACCAATTCTTGAGAGGGAGGTTGAGGTAATTATACAGGGATTACTAGATATTGGAGGATACATTATATCGGTTAAGGGATGGGATCCTCCATCAACATATGGAGAAATAGGATCAATACTTGCAAAACATGGAGTCCTCAATGAGGAGGAGGGTAGGATTCTGAAGAGCTTGGCTGGGCTGAGAAATATTATTGTACATGTATATGCAGATATAGACTATGAACAATTATTTAAACATGCATATAGGTTAAGATTTAATGCTAGAACAATCCTATCCAAAATAACCAGTTATATTCGTAGAGAAGGCATAGATCCGTAG
- a CDS encoding nucleotidyltransferase domain-containing protein codes for MHGLDQLMDVLHGILSGVSLPRGSYIVLFGSVAEGRDNLLSDIDLAVKGLSVDEASRIAELIESCTGRRVDIVLVEKAMLPLLYEALVRGVFIAGDREAYVEDKWKTLMLWLDFEEIYRSTHNSYLKQVLSINNT; via the coding sequence TTGCATGGTTTGGATCAGTTGATGGATGTTCTGCATGGGATATTGTCTGGGGTATCATTGCCTAGGGGCTCATATATTGTTTTATTTGGCAGTGTGGCTGAGGGGAGAGATAATCTGTTGAGCGATATAGACCTTGCTGTTAAGGGTTTAAGTGTTGATGAAGCTTCTCGAATAGCTGAGCTTATCGAGTCATGTACTGGTAGGAGGGTTGATATTGTGCTTGTTGAGAAAGCAATGCTCCCACTACTATACGAAGCACTTGTCAGAGGAGTGTTTATAGCTGGAGATCGAGAAGCATATGTAGAGGATAAGTGGAAGACACTAATGCTATGGCTAGACTTTGAGGAAATATATCGTTCAACTCATAATTCATACCTTAAACAAGTATTATCAATAAATAATACATAG
- a CDS encoding HEPN domain-containing protein, giving the protein MLRNAVRLLGEGKYDLADFNAEYAAQLHVKAVLY; this is encoded by the coding sequence TTGTTAAGGAATGCTGTTAGATTGCTTGGTGAGGGTAAATATGATCTTGCAGATTTTAATGCCGAGTATGCTGCTCAATTACATGTTAAAGCAGTCCTCTACTAA
- a CDS encoding ATP-binding cassette domain-containing protein, which produces MNSPILVVENIVKEYGGKAVLKGISFSLGKSVVYSLLGPNSAGKTTLLNVLCGMVKPETGSVIVNDMLDLAKLPDNMLAVLRRNQYSYLLQEDIMVEHFNTYDNIVLPFILYGKQPPKDLVDELVKIFNIEKLLDKYPSELSGGERRKVSLIRALVKAHYSSVVLLDEPTSNLDIESTKKLIDILPKLSENRIVVIATHDQELAKLPARIVAMRSGQIERIH; this is translated from the coding sequence ATGAATAGCCCCATACTAGTTGTTGAGAACATTGTTAAGGAGTATGGTGGCAAGGCTGTTCTCAAGGGAATAAGCTTCTCCCTAGGCAAGAGTGTTGTTTACAGCCTACTAGGACCAAACAGTGCTGGGAAAACAACGTTGCTAAACGTGTTATGTGGTATGGTTAAGCCTGAAACTGGCTCGGTAATAGTTAATGACATGCTTGATCTAGCTAAGCTACCAGACAATATGTTGGCAGTTCTTCGAAGAAACCAGTACTCGTATCTTCTCCAAGAAGATATTATGGTTGAACACTTCAATACCTATGACAACATAGTTCTCCCATTCATACTATATGGGAAACAACCCCCCAAAGACTTAGTTGATGAACTAGTTAAAATATTCAATATCGAGAAACTACTAGATAAATACCCATCCGAGCTGAGTGGTGGGGAGAGGAGGAAGGTTAGCCTCATTAGAGCCCTAGTAAAAGCACATTATTCATCAGTAGTATTGCTTGATGAGCCAACATCCAATCTCGACATAGAATCAACTAAGAAACTAATAGACATACTACCTAAGCTTTCAGAGAACAGAATAGTTGTTATAGCAACACATGACCAAGAACTAGCAAAACTACCAGCTAGAATAGTCGCGATGAGGAGTGGGCAAATAGAGAGGATCCATTAA
- a CDS encoding type II toxin-antitoxin system VapC family toxin — MIVIDASSLAKYLLKERNWLSIEKYLEQGVYSLDHVLKEVANAIWKHTVIYKRITKKQAILLYKQLRRLVDEEIIFLENQEEYMGKALEIALNHSITLYDSLYIACAIKHGELLTSDAKQAEIAEALGVKIYYVA, encoded by the coding sequence GTGATAGTTATTGATGCATCATCCTTAGCAAAGTATTTGTTGAAGGAGAGAAACTGGTTGAGCATAGAAAAATACCTAGAACAAGGTGTTTATAGCTTAGACCATGTTTTAAAAGAAGTTGCTAATGCTATATGGAAACATACAGTAATATATAAGAGGATTACGAAGAAACAAGCAATACTTCTCTACAAGCAACTTCGCAGACTTGTGGATGAAGAGATAATATTTCTTGAAAACCAGGAAGAATATATGGGTAAAGCATTAGAGATAGCGTTAAACCATAGTATTACATTATATGATTCATTATACATAGCATGTGCAATTAAACACGGCGAACTCCTCACAAGTGATGCGAAACAGGCAGAAATAGCTGAAGCCTTAGGTGTTAAAATATACTATGTAGCTTAA
- a CDS encoding nucleotidyltransferase domain-containing protein, protein MIAGALSRRDEVLLAVIYGGFIEYESFRDIDVAVFTGYKIPYSRVQEYEDQLSEELEELVKIPVDVRVLDYTPSWFRVRALEGIVVVEKIPALATRLKFKSYQELSDIRAKIEYLKTRL, encoded by the coding sequence ATAATAGCAGGTGCTCTAAGTAGGAGGGATGAGGTTCTCTTAGCAGTTATTTATGGAGGATTTATCGAATACGAGTCTTTCCGAGACATAGATGTAGCTGTGTTTACAGGTTATAAGATACCATATAGTAGGGTGCAAGAGTACGAGGATCAATTATCTGAGGAACTGGAAGAACTTGTTAAAATACCTGTTGATGTAAGAGTTCTCGACTACACCCCCTCATGGTTCAGGGTTAGAGCACTAGAAGGGATAGTTGTGGTTGAGAAAATACCAGCACTAGCTACTAGGCTAAAATTTAAATCATACCAAGAACTAAGCGATATACGTGCAAAGATCGAATATTTAAAAACCAGGTTATGA
- the hepT gene encoding type VII toxin-antitoxin system HepT family RNase toxin: MIREDFRSFITSRRSRFSMRYSIVLIIESSADLGLYLLRKCFGEEARTYRDVFEKLLRNNVISSETAKGMKSLAFLRNMVVHRYWNVDDEKIYLEAKSNGIQIIEKFIEEVRSHVSKDP; this comes from the coding sequence TTGATCAGAGAGGACTTTAGATCATTCATTACTAGTAGAAGATCACGGTTCTCAATGAGATATTCTATAGTGTTGATTATTGAGAGCTCAGCAGATCTAGGACTTTATCTGCTAAGAAAATGTTTCGGCGAAGAAGCTAGGACCTATAGAGATGTGTTTGAAAAACTTCTCAGAAATAACGTTATTAGCTCAGAGACTGCTAAGGGAATGAAGTCGTTAGCATTTCTACGCAACATGGTAGTACATAGATATTGGAATGTAGATGATGAGAAAATATATTTAGAAGCTAAAAGTAATGGTATACAAATTATTGAGAAGTTCATTGAAGAGGTAAGAAGTCATGTCTCTAAGGACCCTTGA
- a CDS encoding PH domain-containing protein, translated as MWWRREKRVPYNLISEIRVREGTLQRRLGLVNLDVHTPAQGTLRPQVTLFQLPRDPGLEEASELRRRVGILSARERRIIEEEILEELRSIRRLLEEKLLR; from the coding sequence GTGTGGTGGAGGAGGGAGAAGCGTGTCCCTTACAACCTTATATCAGAGATCCGTGTTAGGGAGGGGACTCTTCAGCGGAGGCTTGGACTAGTTAATTTAGATGTACATACTCCCGCACAGGGTACATTGAGGCCTCAAGTTACATTGTTCCAGTTGCCAAGGGATCCTGGTTTGGAGGAAGCGTCAGAACTACGTAGGAGGGTGGGTATTTTGTCGGCGCGTGAGAGGAGGATTATTGAGGAGGAGATACTTGAAGAGCTTAGGAGTATTAGGAGGTTGCTTGAGGAGAAGCTTCTACGTTGA
- a CDS encoding elongator complex protein 3, whose amino-acid sequence MKRIRKPSRMLSGVSVVAVMTHPIPCPFNCYYCPGGPQYNAPKSYFGNEPALRRARRNQFHPYKQVWNRLLQYEYLKQIPSKVEVIVMGGTFLAAPQRYKEWFITMIFEALNRYPDPNPPRKWDLELAQLRNETARHRCVGLTIETRPDYGYEKHADEMLYYGATRVELGVQSIYDDVLLKVNRGHGVAETIKSTRILKDAGFKIVYHIMLGLPGSDPDRDIEMMKEIFENPDFRPDMLKIYPTEIVEGTVLYQWWREGWYKPYDDETAVEVISEMYRYIPKYVRIMRIRRDIPAPEVVAGTKKSNLREYVEKRCMEKGIKINEIRFREVGLQAWKYGRYPDPKHIEITRTTYEASGGVEEFLAVEDTRNDIIIGFLRMRIPSEKAHRPEIDSRTAIIRELHVYGPELPVGIHGESWQHKGWGAKLLREAERIAIEEYDAKKMLILSGIGVREYYRKYGYYRPPNSPYMHKILS is encoded by the coding sequence CTGAAAAGGATTAGGAAGCCTTCGAGAATGCTTAGTGGTGTTAGTGTAGTTGCTGTTATGACTCATCCAATACCATGCCCCTTCAACTGTTATTATTGTCCCGGAGGACCACAATATAATGCTCCAAAAAGCTATTTCGGCAACGAGCCAGCATTGAGGAGAGCTCGTAGAAACCAGTTCCACCCATACAAGCAGGTTTGGAATAGACTGCTTCAATACGAGTATCTCAAACAAATTCCTAGCAAGGTTGAAGTCATAGTTATGGGTGGAACTTTTCTAGCGGCTCCGCAGAGGTATAAGGAGTGGTTTATAACAATGATATTTGAAGCACTCAACAGATACCCTGACCCGAATCCTCCTAGGAAATGGGATCTAGAATTGGCCCAGCTTAGAAATGAGACAGCTCGCCATAGATGTGTTGGTTTAACAATTGAGACTAGACCTGATTATGGATATGAGAAGCATGCTGATGAAATGCTATACTATGGTGCTACACGTGTTGAGCTAGGTGTTCAAAGCATCTATGACGATGTCTTATTAAAGGTTAATAGGGGGCATGGTGTTGCTGAGACTATAAAGTCTACTAGGATATTGAAAGATGCAGGTTTCAAAATAGTATACCATATAATGCTGGGACTTCCGGGAAGCGATCCTGATAGAGATATTGAAATGATGAAGGAAATATTTGAAAACCCAGATTTTAGACCGGACATGCTGAAGATTTACCCTACAGAAATTGTTGAGGGAACAGTTCTATACCAGTGGTGGAGAGAGGGATGGTATAAGCCATATGATGATGAAACAGCTGTTGAAGTCATATCGGAGATGTACAGGTATATACCGAAATATGTGAGGATAATGAGGATTAGGAGAGACATACCAGCACCAGAAGTTGTGGCTGGAACTAAGAAGTCTAATCTCAGAGAATATGTTGAGAAGAGATGCATGGAGAAAGGAATCAAAATAAATGAGATCAGGTTTAGAGAAGTAGGATTACAAGCTTGGAAATACGGTAGATACCCCGATCCCAAACATATAGAGATAACTAGAACAACATATGAGGCAAGTGGTGGGGTGGAGGAGTTTTTAGCGGTTGAGGATACTAGGAACGATATCATAATAGGATTCCTACGTATGCGTATACCAAGCGAGAAAGCACATAGACCAGAAATAGATAGTAGAACAGCGATCATTAGGGAACTACATGTTTACGGACCAGAACTACCAGTAGGAATACATGGTGAGTCATGGCAACATAAAGGGTGGGGTGCGAAGTTGCTGAGAGAAGCTGAGAGAATAGCTATAGAAGAATATGATGCTAAGAAAATGCTGATACTATCAGGAATAGGGGTTAGAGAATACTATCGAAAATACGGATACTATAGACCACCAAACAGTCCATACATGCATAAAATACTCTCCTAA
- a CDS encoding MBL fold metallo-hydrolase — MLREILLDAGLEIIWFDSLGAKSSCIAIHVDWNNCILIDPGAAAMQPSYPLPREEKIILRRKAVYRIRSVARRCSTIIITHYHYDHHILLSDRDLENENIYAGKKLYIKDPNKYINYSQWRRSRLFLEQILNTQGLRLDDFYVKPWQKKFPDPVDDLRYIHERNYGDYMARRRELLLKGKKWFHKLVDYWRKNPWIRDNIVLPDNTRIFLGDGRKVQMGGAYVEIYPPWFHGVEYDKTGWVTPLYIVNRGYKIFYTSDLMGPIIEDYAYHISDLSPDLVIVDGPPTYLYPYMFNKINLDRAIDNMIKIIDSKPEIIIYDHHLLRDANWRKHVKKVIDYAKANKVALITAAEAIGEKPLIDKIVEQKHISD; from the coding sequence ATGTTGAGAGAAATACTATTGGATGCTGGATTAGAAATAATATGGTTTGATAGCTTAGGAGCAAAATCATCATGTATAGCCATACATGTTGATTGGAATAACTGTATCCTTATAGATCCTGGAGCAGCAGCTATGCAGCCAAGCTATCCATTGCCTAGAGAAGAAAAAATTATTCTTAGGAGAAAAGCTGTATATAGAATAAGATCCGTTGCTAGACGATGCTCAACAATAATTATCACTCATTACCACTATGATCACCACATTCTCTTGAGCGATAGGGATTTAGAAAATGAGAACATATATGCTGGTAAAAAACTCTACATAAAGGATCCTAACAAGTATATTAATTATAGTCAGTGGAGAAGATCCAGGTTATTCCTAGAACAAATCCTTAATACTCAAGGTCTTAGACTCGATGATTTCTATGTTAAGCCTTGGCAGAAAAAGTTTCCTGATCCAGTTGATGATCTAAGATATATTCATGAAAGAAACTATGGAGATTATATGGCTAGGAGGAGAGAACTATTATTGAAGGGTAAGAAATGGTTTCATAAACTCGTTGATTACTGGAGAAAAAATCCATGGATACGAGATAACATTGTTTTACCAGATAATACTAGGATATTTCTCGGTGATGGACGAAAAGTGCAGATGGGAGGAGCATATGTTGAGATTTATCCTCCATGGTTTCACGGCGTAGAATATGATAAGACTGGATGGGTCACACCATTATATATTGTGAATAGAGGCTACAAAATATTTTATACAAGCGACTTGATGGGTCCTATAATAGAGGACTACGCATATCACATAAGCGACCTATCACCAGACTTAGTAATTGTTGACGGGCCACCAACATACCTATACCCATACATGTTCAACAAGATAAACTTGGATAGAGCAATAGATAACATGATTAAAATAATTGATTCAAAACCAGAAATAATAATCTACGACCACCACTTATTAAGAGATGCTAATTGGAGAAAACATGTTAAAAAAGTAATAGATTATGCTAAAGCAAATAAGGTAGCATTAATTACAGCAGCTGAAGCAATAGGTGAAAAACCATTGATAGATAAAATAGTTGAACAAAAACATATATCAGACTAA